In Trifolium pratense cultivar HEN17-A07 linkage group LG7, ARS_RC_1.1, whole genome shotgun sequence, a genomic segment contains:
- the LOC123893866 gene encoding uncharacterized protein LOC123893866 — MCSSKAKVTVGIESSTTPSHHGRPVLQPTCNHVVPNLERRNSIKKLTPKSLSPLPLPNKTSTTTYTTTSLTPPISPKPKSPTRPLAIKRGNDNNGMNLSCEKLVIPKNIMKTPSLDRKKSKSFKEGSFGIETSLSYSSSLITDSPGTIAAGRREQMALQQAQRKMKIAHYGRSKSAKFERVFPIDPSNVLDSKVTNEEEKRCSFITANSDPIYIAYHDEEWGVPVHDDKMLFELLILSGAQVGSDWTSTLKKRLDFRAAFSEFDAEIVANLTDKKMISISSEYGIEISKVRGVVDNANQILQVKKSFGSFDKYIWGFVNHKPISTQYKFGHKIPVKTSKSETISKDMIRRGFRFVGPTVVHSFMQAAGLTNDHLITCHRHLQCTLMAPI, encoded by the exons atgtgtaGCTCCAAAGCTAAAGTAACTGTTGGCATAGAATCTTCCACAACACCATCTCATCATGGAAGGCCAGTTCTTCAACCAACATGTAACCATGTTGTTCCAAATCTTGAAAGAAGAAACTCAATTAAGAAATTAACACCAAAATCACTTTCACCACTTCCACTTCCAAACAAGACTTCTACTACTACTTATACTACTACTTCATTGACACCACCAATTtctcctaaaccaaaatcacctaCTAGACCATTAGCTATAAAGAGAGGAAATGATAATAATGGAATGAATTTAAGCTGTGAAAAGCTTGTGATTCCTAAAAACATAATGAAAACTCCAAGTTTAGACAGGAAAAAATCAAAGAGTTTTAAAGAAGGGTCTTTTGGTATTGAAACTTCATTGAGTTATTCTTCCTCTTTGATCACTGACTCACCAGGAACCATAGCTGCAGGGAGAAGGGAACAAATGGCACTTCAACAGGCACAAAGGAAAATGAAGATTGCTCATTATGGAAGATCAAAGTCTGCTAAATTTGAAAGAGTTTTTCCTATTGATCCTTCCAATGTTTTGGATTCAAAGGTTACTAATGAAGAGGAGAAGAGATGCAGCTTTATCACAGCCAATTCAG ATCCTATCTATATTGCTTATCATGATGAAGAATGGGGAGTTCCGGTTCATGATGACAA GATGTTGTTTGAACTTCTAATTTTAAGTGGTGCTCAAGTTGGATCTGATTGGACCTCAACCTTGAAAAAACGCCTAGATTTCAG GGCTGCATTTTCAGAATTTGATGCAGAAATTGTGGCAAACTTGACTGATAAGAAAATGATATCTATTAGTTCAGAATATGGCATTGAAATAAGCAAAGTTAGAGGAGTTGTTGATAATGCTAACCAAATTTTACAG GTAAAGAAAAGCTTTGGTTCATTTGACAAGTACATTTGGGGATTTGTGAATCATAAACCAATCTCAACTCAATACAAATTTGGCCACAAGATTCCTGTGAAGACATCAAAATCAGAGACCATAAGCAAAGACATGATTAGGAGAGGTTTTAGGTTTGTTGGTCCAACAGTTGTTCATTCATTTATGCAGGCAGCTGGCCTAACAAATGACCACTTAATCACTTGCCACAGGCACTTGCAATGCACCTTAATGGCACCTATTTAA